A segment of the Devriesea agamarum genome:
TCACTAACACGCCTGCGCCGCGGTCAATCCATCCCGACCATCCCTTAAACAGATGCCCTACCAGCCCAAAGAACACGCCCATGGCGAGAAACACCAGCGTGAATCCGGCAACGAACAGGGCAGCTCCTGCGAACATCCGGCCTTTGCGGGGCTGGGCGGTGTCTTGTCCGGCGAGTCCGGAGACGTAGCCGAGGTAACCCGGCACAATTGGCAGCACACAGGGGGAACAAAACGCCACGATGCCTGCGGCCATAGCCACGGGAATGGCCAACAGCATGGATCCGTTCAGCACGGTTCCAGCGAAAGCCTCGCCGATCTTCGCCAGGTCAATTCCTGTCGGGGGCATCATTCGGCGAGGACCCGGTCGATCATGGCCCGTAGGGTGCTGGGTTCCACGGCGCCGGAGATTCGGGCAGCGGGACGTCCTGCGCGGTCCAGGACCAGGGTGCTGGGCACAGCGTTTGGCGCCACATTGCCGCGCATGGCGTACAGGATGCTGGAGTCAGGATCGGGCATAGACGGGTAGGGGATCTGATAACGCTGCTCGAATGCTTCGGCGGGGCCTTTGTGATCGCGCACGTTGACCCCGATGAAGTTCACACCTCGGTCTTGGTAGGCGTGGGCAATATCGCGCAGGTGAGGGGCTTCGACCCGGCATGGGGCGCAGGAGGCGTACCAGACGTTGATTACCAAAACCCGTCCGCGCGCGGAAGCTGCGCTGAATGGTTTGCCACTGTAGGTGGTGCCGGAGAAATCCAGGGGTTTACCCCGCTTATCCGGGGTAATTTCCGTGGTCACGCCGTCTCCGGAAACGAACCCTTTGTCGTATCGCCCGGAGGCATCGCCGCCTGAGCATGCGGCAAGCACCGGGATGGCGGTGAGGGCGCCGAGGGTTGCGATCAGGCGGCGGCGGGGAAACCGAGCGGGGGTGGGGTTCACGTGAGCTTGCCTCCGGTGGCGTCAACAGCGTCGCCGTACAGGTCGGCGGCGGGTTCGGCGTACTCCACTCCGAGCAGCTGGGAACCGCTGAAGCGGAAGGATGTCACCGAGCCTAGTCGGCATTGCCGACGACGGGGGTCGTGAGCTAGGCGCCGTCCTTCAGCTGCGAGGCGGGTGACCCAGATCGGCAATTGGTGCAGGACCAGCACCGCTTCGTGTCCGTCGGCGCGCAACCGAGCGTCGTGCACAGCGGCCATCACGCGCTGGACTTGGTCGCGGTAGGGCTCTCCCCAGGATGGTCGGAACGGATTGATCAGGTAGGGCCAGTGCACGGGGCGCGTTAAGCGTCCTGCTCCGTGCCCCACGCGCAATCCTTCAAAGTGGGCTCCCGCTTCGATCAGACGCTGATCAGTCCCTATGGGCAGGTTGTGTGCGGCGGCAATGGGGGCAGCGGTCTGTCGGGCGCGTAACAACGGGGAGGAGATGACCAGGGTGACATCGTGATCCGCAAGGTAGGCTCCGGCGCGCTCTGCCATGCGCTGTCCAAGCTCAGAGAGCCGGTAACCCGGAAGGCGTCCGTAGAGGATCTTGTTCGGGTTGTGGACCTCGCCATGGCGTACGAGGTGAACAGTGGTTTCGGTCATCTCGTCGCTACTCCCTGCTCTCTCACGGCTGTTGCCGCGTTGTCACCGCTCGATGCGACCCTTGGTTGGGGTCATGCGTCGTGGTTGGACGGTAGCAGGTCAGTCCTCGTCGTGTGCGACGAGCACCTTGTGCATGATGCGTCCGAGCTGGAGGAAGTCGTCCCGGCCCACCACGTCGATGAAATGTTCGATTACGGACGCTACATGATGAGGGGCGGCATATTCCAAGGCGGCATAGCCGACGTCGGTTAAATGAGCTTCTCGCCCTCGACCGTCGTTGGCGCAGCGAATCCGCTCAACGTAGCCGCGACGCTCGAGGCGAGCGACCGTGTGGGTCAGCCGCGAGCGCGAATGGACGATCTGCTCGGCTAGTTCTGACATGCGCAGATGTCGTCCTTCAGCTTCGCTGAGGCGTACCAAAATCTCGTATTCCGGAAGAGATAGGTCAATATCAGGTGTTTGCTCGAGTACCTGGGAGAAATGCTCATGCAGGAGCGATGAGGCGAAGAGGTAAGTCCGCCATGCTCGCTGCTCCTCATCGTCGAGCCAGCGGGTGGAGGTCATGCAGACATCGTACGCATCCACCACGGAATCAACGCTACTGGTAGAGCGTGAGCTCTATCGCCCAATAGCACAGCTTAGGCGACTACAGACGGTTACTGAGCAGTATGAAAACAACATTTCGGCATCAATATTGCGACTCGACCCCTCGGCGACCAATCTCCTGAGGACAATCCCCCCTCAGCTGGTCACCCTGCGTCCCACTCTCTCGTCACCCTCAGTCAAATCTCTTCGTCGAGCCTCTCCGTCAACTCTCCCGGCTAGCCCTCTCGGTCAACTTTCTCAGCCAGCTCTCAATGCGGCGCACACCCAACAGTGCGGCACCAATCTGACCGTTCCCCGCACGCGCCACAGCGCGCCGCATATCCCACTGCGTGCCACGCGTCCACAGTGCGCCATACACCCGATGTAGACCTTGACAGCGCCGTTTCACACCCGTTAGTTTATTTTTAAACTAGATTGAGTGGTGGGGCTCCCGACTACATCCACCACCCCACCGACCCGAAGGAGACACCATGACCGCTCTACCCACCGGACTCACCGCCGGACGCTGGACGCTGGACGCCGCACACACCGAAGTCGGCTTCTCCGTACGTCACGCAGGCATCTCCAAGACCCGCGGCTCATTCCGCGACGTCACCGGAACCCTCACCCTCGGAACCAGCCTCCAAGACAGCCAGCTCGACGCCACCGTCCAGATCGCCTCCATCGACACCGGCAACACCGACCGCGATAACCACCTGCGCGGAGAGGACTTCTTCGACGCCGAGCAGTTCCCCACCATGACCTTCCACGCCTCAGCAATTGACGACAGCACCCTTGCCGGCGAACTCAGCATTCACGGCGTCACCCGTGACATCACCTTCACGTATGAATTCCTCGGCGCCACCACCGACCCCTTCGGTGCCTACCGGGCCGGATTTGAAGCCACCGCCACAATCTCCCGCAAAGACTTCGGACTCACCTGGAACGCAGCCCTGGAAGCAGGCGGTGTACTGGTCGGCGACAAAGTCACCATCCAGCTGAGCGCCGAATTCGTCGCTCCCACCGCGAGCTGACCAGACACAATCAACCCAATTGGCGTTATCGACCCAGCACGCGGCGCCACCATGGCCGGCACCCTAAGGCCTTGGTGAGCGCCGCTTCATGCACCCTGAACCGGCAAATCACCCGGCCAGCCACCAAAACCACCGGCACATCCTCACCGAACCGGGCACGATCATCCGGATCAGCATCGACATCTCGGACCACAACGTCGGCGCCGTGAGCCTCCGCAATGCGGCGCACAACCGGCAGAGCCTCCTCGCATAAATGACACCCCACCCGCGTCACAAAGGTCACACGCGGCGGAGTCGATCCGGCGGAAGCCGAACAAGGTGTGGGATCAGGCATATCCGCAGCCTAGCCGGTCAGGCCGACGCACCCGGCCACACGCCATGACCCACCTCAACGGCATCTGCGCCGAGGACACGCCGCCCACACAGCATGAGGGCCGCCCCAGAAGCTTCCGGGGCGGCCCTCATGCGTGAACAAACGTCACTTCTTGTTGCGACGCTGATGGCGAGTCTTACGCAGCAGCTTGCGGTGCTTCTTCTTCGCCATGCGCTTGCGGCGCTTCTTAATCACAGAACCCATGGGGTACCTCGTCTTCGGATGGTCCGGTCCCGGACAGCCCGGGATGGTCAGGCAACGGTGCCCAGAAGCAGCCGGGCACGCAGACAAAACAGCAGTTTACATGGCGCTCACGGGCGCGTCGCCGCCCTCAGAGCGTGGCGGGCACCACGCAAACGGTCAAGTTCCTCATCTAAAGGAGCTAAAACCAGCTCATCAGCGACGTCGGCAACCGCCGATTCCAGCCGCTCGCGCACCTGACGCGAACGCCACCGGCTAGCCAGCGCCGCGCACGCACCACCCCCCAGAGCAACCAGCACACCCAGCGCTAAACCGAGCACGACCAGCACCGTCGGAAGAGGAATCGGAATTCCCAGCCCATCGACCATCGGCGGAGACGGCAACGGTAACTGCGCATACGCAAGCACCGCCAACAAGCTGAGCCACCCCAAGCCGACCACCAGCACCGCCAGCGCAAGCCACTGCAATACCCCGAGCACCGGCCACCACCAGGAACCGCGTTGCGCGCCGAGATCTGTTCTAGCGACCGCCTGATCCAAAGCGTCAGGAAGAGCATCGTCATGGCGACGAACCGCTTGACGCACCACCGGACACCACCCCTCAGGCACACCGTGCATAGAGGTCTCCGCCAGACGCCGCAACCCTCCATCGACATAAGCCCTCTGCGCGGCCCCGGCCGCCGGCAACGAGGTACGCCGAAGATCAGCCGGTTCGGACCGCCCCGCAAGTCCCAGTCGGCGCAGCGGATCGGGGCGGAACCGAGAGATCCACCGCACAAACGGCCAACCCGTCGCATGGTGAGCCCGTTTGCGATACGACCCAGCCGCCGCCTGCGCGATCTGCGGCACCCGGACGGCACTGGCCAAATCCGACGTCAGCGCATCGACGTCGCTCGATGACGGTCCAGGAACATCGACATCGCCCACGCTCCCGACCAATTCGGTGCCTACCCGCTGCAGATCAGCCAGGATCCGACGCCCGGCCGCATCTCGACGCCGAGCCACGTCATCAATCCTCGCCCACAGCTCATCGATTCCCTCGCCGGTGCGCGCAGACGCCGCCACCACCGGAACCCGACTGAGACCATCCGCTGCCAGCACCTCCCGCAACGACCGCAGGACATCCTTGCGATCCTCCGGGAGCAGCCGATCCACCTGGTTCAGCACCACCAAGGTGACAGCACCGTGTCCAGCATGCGGGGCCACAAAATCCCGGTGGAGCACGGCGTCAGCATATTTCTGAGGATCCAGCACCCACACCAGCACATCGACGACTTCAGCAAAATGTTCTGCCACCCGCCGATGCTCATCTGCCACCGAGTCGAAGTCGGGAAGATCCAGCAGCACCAGATGGCGGTCCTCACCCATCACGTGCCGATCAGTCACACCGAGCCAGTCCAGCAGTTCCTCACTGCCCTCGGACCCCCAGATCGCCGCCAGCGGGCGGCTCGTCGTCGGACGCCGCACATGTGTACGCGCAATATCGCGACCAGCCAGCGCATTCATCACCGTAGATTTACCGGAACCGGTGGCCCCGAATAGGCCAACTACGGTGTGCTCAGCCGACAGCAACCGGCGCGCCCGGGCCGAGCCCACCACCTGCCGAGCACGCTCAATCAGCGCATTGTCGATCCGGCCTTCGGCGCATTCGCATACGTCCTCCAGAGCTTCAATACGGGCAGCCAGCCGGTGCTCACCGCCCAGTCCACCATCGATATCCTGCTTAGGCTGGTTCTTCCTTCCAATCATGAGAGATCACCCGCCTGCCGCGGTGCCGCTACCTCATGCGCCAGCGCCCGCACCTCCTCGACAGCTTCCCGCAACGACTCCGGCGACGGCCCCAAATCCACCGCGTCAATACGGGCGGTGAAATCCTCCATTCGGGCCGCCCCCAGGGCACGCAAACGGTCCTCGAGCTGGTCGCGTGCCGTCCGAGCCAAACGGCGAACCGCTTCATCGCCAAAGATCGTCTCCAGCAGCTTCTGACCGATCACAGCCGTTCCCGCACCCACCCCAACTTCCAAACCGGTGGGGATGAAAGCCGTCGAGGCAAACACCACCACCATCAGGGCGATGCCGACCACGTTGACCCCTAGCGACAAAATCCGTGCCCGTTGACGACGATCTCGCCCCTCGGTGGAGACCAGCTCCAAAACATCTGCCTGCCAGTCTCGAATCGCACGGGCAACGTCGTCACCGGTGGAGTTGGGCAGCCGAGCCATATCGTCACCGTTCAACAGCAGCCGCCCCGACGGATCGGCGCGCCACGCGGAATCTACCCGTTCACACGCCCGGGCCAGTTCCTCAATCACAACACTGCGCAAACCCGTCTCCAACGCCTGTTCAACCCGAATGGCCGGCGCCGGTTTTCCGCGCAGGAACGCCCCTGCCCGGTCACGCATCCGCGAAAACCACGCCTCCACCCCGCGGAAAAACTCGCCTGCGCCCACAAGATCCTGCCAACGGGCCAGCACCTCGCCACGCAGAAGCGAACCATCGGAGACCGCCTCCACAATGTGATCATGGGCGGTTTTAAACGCAGAACTGACCTCTGCGCGACGGGCCTGTAACGCAGTGGCCTGGTCCTGCGTTGCCACCGCAATGCGCTGAGTGCCTGCGGCCACTGCCTGCAATGCACCCGCCAACGTGCGACGCGCGAGCTCAGCGCGGCGGCCCGCATCGTGCGCGAGCTCCCTCATCCAGGTGTCCAACGGTTCAATCGCCGCACGCGAGACTAAACCGTCATGATCCAGCGGCATTTCGCGCACGGGGAATAGAGCGGCGGGTTCCAGCCCGCGACGGACCAACAACGCGGACAGATCCTCAAGTAGCTCAGCAGTCACCGCGTCATCAATGCCCGCCTCCGCTGATGCGGATGAAGTCTCTGCGGACAGAGTATCTGGGGATTCAGCAGGTGTTCCCGATGCCCACCCGGTGCCGAGTTGAGAATTCGTGGCGGTCGCAAACGGTGCCGGAATCCGATTCATCACGATGGCAACGGTGATATCCCGATCCGCAGCCTGATCCAGCAACACCCACGGAACCGCGTCGGCATAGCGATTCGCTGTGGTCACAAAGATCCACAAGTCAGCCGCCCGCAATAGCTGCCCGGCCAAACGCCGGTTGGCTTCAGAAACCGAATCCACATCCGGGGCATCTAACAGCGCTAAACCGCGCGGAACCGCAGGATCAGCGACTAGTTCCAGCCCTCCGGGACCAGCGGCATCGCCCCCCGCGCCGGACCCTAAGCGGCCCGCGCGACCCGTTGAGCCCTGGCCACCTTGGTCTGCCTGATCTCGACGGATCCTCGCCAACCCCGGCAGAATCCGCGACCCTTCAAACCAAGGCGCATCCTCGGGATGATGCACAAGAATCGGGGTGCGCGTGGTCGGACGAATCGCCCCAGCCCGAGTGACCCGCCGACCAATCAGCGAGTTGACCAAAGTCGACTTTCCCGCACCGGTCGAACCACCGACAACCGCCAGCAACGGAGCCGACAGTGATCTGATCCGCGGCAACACATGATCGGCAAGCTGTCCGCTCACGGCGGCAATCTCATCACGCGCCTGATCAGCACCCGGAACCGGTAACGGCAGCCGTACCCCAGAAAGCTGGTCACACAACCGAGTGAGCAGGGCCTCTTCAGATCCCGCCCCGGCGCCAGGTACGCCCGTTGGGGAAACTGTCCGGGGAACTAACGGATCCTGTGTATCCATGTCGCCATCATGC
Coding sequences within it:
- a CDS encoding dynamin family protein — encoded protein: MDTQDPLVPRTVSPTGVPGAGAGSEEALLTRLCDQLSGVRLPLPVPGADQARDEIAAVSGQLADHVLPRIRSLSAPLLAVVGGSTGAGKSTLVNSLIGRRVTRAGAIRPTTRTPILVHHPEDAPWFEGSRILPGLARIRRDQADQGGQGSTGRAGRLGSGAGGDAAGPGGLELVADPAVPRGLALLDAPDVDSVSEANRRLAGQLLRAADLWIFVTTANRYADAVPWVLLDQAADRDITVAIVMNRIPAPFATATNSQLGTGWASGTPAESPDTLSAETSSASAEAGIDDAVTAELLEDLSALLVRRGLEPAALFPVREMPLDHDGLVSRAAIEPLDTWMRELAHDAGRRAELARRTLAGALQAVAAGTQRIAVATQDQATALQARRAEVSSAFKTAHDHIVEAVSDGSLLRGEVLARWQDLVGAGEFFRGVEAWFSRMRDRAGAFLRGKPAPAIRVEQALETGLRSVVIEELARACERVDSAWRADPSGRLLLNGDDMARLPNSTGDDVARAIRDWQADVLELVSTEGRDRRQRARILSLGVNVVGIALMVVVFASTAFIPTGLEVGVGAGTAVIGQKLLETIFGDEAVRRLARTARDQLEDRLRALGAARMEDFTARIDAVDLGPSPESLREAVEEVRALAHEVAAPRQAGDLS
- a CDS encoding histidine phosphatase family protein: MTETTVHLVRHGEVHNPNKILYGRLPGYRLSELGQRMAERAGAYLADHDVTLVISSPLLRARQTAAPIAAAHNLPIGTDQRLIEAGAHFEGLRVGHGAGRLTRPVHWPYLINPFRPSWGEPYRDQVQRVMAAVHDARLRADGHEAVLVLHQLPIWVTRLAAEGRRLAHDPRRRQCRLGSVTSFRFSGSQLLGVEYAEPAADLYGDAVDATGGKLT
- a CDS encoding GTPase family protein, yielding MIGRKNQPKQDIDGGLGGEHRLAARIEALEDVCECAEGRIDNALIERARQVVGSARARRLLSAEHTVVGLFGATGSGKSTVMNALAGRDIARTHVRRPTTSRPLAAIWGSEGSEELLDWLGVTDRHVMGEDRHLVLLDLPDFDSVADEHRRVAEHFAEVVDVLVWVLDPQKYADAVLHRDFVAPHAGHGAVTLVVLNQVDRLLPEDRKDVLRSLREVLAADGLSRVPVVAASARTGEGIDELWARIDDVARRRDAAGRRILADLQRVGTELVGSVGDVDVPGPSSSDVDALTSDLASAVRVPQIAQAAAGSYRKRAHHATGWPFVRWISRFRPDPLRRLGLAGRSEPADLRRTSLPAAGAAQRAYVDGGLRRLAETSMHGVPEGWCPVVRQAVRRHDDALPDALDQAVARTDLGAQRGSWWWPVLGVLQWLALAVLVVGLGWLSLLAVLAYAQLPLPSPPMVDGLGIPIPLPTVLVVLGLALGVLVALGGGACAALASRWRSRQVRERLESAVADVADELVLAPLDEELDRLRGARHALRAATRP
- a CDS encoding MarR family winged helix-turn-helix transcriptional regulator — translated: MTSTRWLDDEEQRAWRTYLFASSLLHEHFSQVLEQTPDIDLSLPEYEILVRLSEAEGRHLRMSELAEQIVHSRSRLTHTVARLERRGYVERIRCANDGRGREAHLTDVGYAALEYAAPHHVASVIEHFIDVVGRDDFLQLGRIMHKVLVAHDED
- a CDS encoding glutaredoxin family protein, coding for MPDPTPCSASAGSTPPRVTFVTRVGCHLCEEALPVVRRIAEAHGADVVVRDVDADPDDRARFGEDVPVVLVAGRVICRFRVHEAALTKALGCRPWWRRVLGR
- a CDS encoding TlpA family protein disulfide reductase; translation: MNPTPARFPRRRLIATLGALTAIPVLAACSGGDASGRYDKGFVSGDGVTTEITPDKRGKPLDFSGTTYSGKPFSAASARGRVLVINVWYASCAPCRVEAPHLRDIAHAYQDRGVNFIGVNVRDHKGPAEAFEQRYQIPYPSMPDPDSSILYAMRGNVAPNAVPSTLVLDRAGRPAARISGAVEPSTLRAMIDRVLAE
- a CDS encoding YceI family protein, which produces MTALPTGLTAGRWTLDAAHTEVGFSVRHAGISKTRGSFRDVTGTLTLGTSLQDSQLDATVQIASIDTGNTDRDNHLRGEDFFDAEQFPTMTFHASAIDDSTLAGELSIHGVTRDITFTYEFLGATTDPFGAYRAGFEATATISRKDFGLTWNAALEAGGVLVGDKVTIQLSAEFVAPTAS
- a CDS encoding 30S ribosomal protein bS22, with protein sequence MGSVIKKRRKRMAKKKHRKLLRKTRHQRRNKK